From Schistocerca cancellata isolate TAMUIC-IGC-003103 chromosome 6, iqSchCanc2.1, whole genome shotgun sequence, a single genomic window includes:
- the LOC126190713 gene encoding AP-1 complex subunit mu-1: MSSSSVYILDVKGKVLISRNYRGDIDLGVIEKFMPLLMEKEEEGMLTPILQTTECTFAYIKYNNLYIVSTTKKNANIALVFVFLHKIVQVMIEYFKELEEESIRDNFVVIYELLDELIDFGYPQTTDSKILQEYITQEGHKLEIQPRIPMAVTNAVSWRSEGIKYRKNEVFLDVIESVNLLANANGNVLRSEIVGAIKMRVYLSGMPELRLGLNDKVLFESTGRGKSKSVELEDVKFHQCVRLSRFENDRTISFIPPDGEFELMSYRLNTHVKPLIWIESVIERHAHSRVEYMIKAKSQFKRRSTANNVEIVIPVPADADSPKFKTTIGSVKYAPEQNAITWTVKSFPGGKEYLMRAHFGLPSVEGEDVEGKPPIQVKFEIPYFTTSGIQVRYLKIIEKSGYQALPWVRYITQNGDYQLRTN, encoded by the coding sequence ATGTCGTCGTCTTCTGTGTATATACTCGATGTGAAAGGCAAAGTTCTCATATCGAGGAACTATCGAGGCGATATAGACCTTGGTGTTATTGAGAAATTTATGCCGTTGCTTatggagaaagaagaagaaggaatgcTGACACCAATACTACAAACAACAGAATGTACTTTCGCCTATATAAAATATAACAACTTGTATATTGTTTCCACCACCAAGAAGAATGCTAACATAGCCCTGGTGTTCGTTTTTCTCCATAAAATAGTGCAGGTAATGATCGAATATTTCAAAGAATTAGAAGAGGAAAGTATAAGGGACAATTTTGTTGTAATATACGAGTTACTGGATGAGCTAATAGATTTTGGCTATCCACAAACTACGGATAGTAAAATTCTTCAAGAATACATAACACAGGAAGGCCATAAACTTGAAATTCAACCTAGGATTCCTATGGCTGTCACAAACGCAGTGTCATGGAGATCTGAGGGTATAAAGTACAGGAAGAACGAAGTATTTttggatgttattgaatctgttaaTTTGCTGGCAAATGCTAATGGAAACGTCCTCCGCAGTGAAATAGTGGGGGCAATAAAAATGAGGGTGTACTTATCTGGGATGCCAGAGTTGAGACTTGGATTGAATGATAAAGTTCTTTTTGAGAGCACAGGCAGAGGTAAATCGAAGTCAGTAGAGCTGGAAGATGTCAAATTTCACCAGTGTGTTCGTTTATCCAGGTTTGAGAATGATCGTACAATATCTTTCATTCCTCCAGATGGAGAATTTGAATTGATGTCTTATCGTTTAAATACACATGTGAAGCCATTAATTTGGATTGAATCTGTTATTGAAAGGCATGCACACAGTCGGGTAGAATATATGATTAAAGCAAAGTCGCAGTTCAAAAGGAGATCCACTGCAAATAATGTTGAAATTGTTATTCCTGTGCCTGCTGATGCAGATTCACCAAAATTCAAGACAACGATAGGGAGTGTGAAGTACGCTCCAGAGCAGAATGCCATCACCTGGACTGTCAAATCATTTCCTGGTGGTAAAGAATATCTCATGCGTGCACATTTTGGTCTTCCAAGTGTTGAAGGCGAAGATGTTGAAGGAAAGCCTCCTATTCAAGTCAAATTTGAAATTCCATATTTTACAACTTCTGGAATACAAGTACGTTATCTTAAGATAATTGAAAAGAGTGGTTACCAAGCTCTCCCTTGGGTTAGGTATATAACTCAGAATGGTGATTACCAACTTCGTACAAACTGA